Proteins from a single region of Streptomyces vinaceus:
- a CDS encoding TIGR03086 family metal-binding protein yields MNETEQLIATPSDSTGAVAAPSSSFDPRVDLAAAVELAGRTLAAVRPGQYDAPTPCEEFDVRRLASHLVAVVRRISVIGRGEDPFSVPSFADEIADGDWAAAWEPGAREVAQVWADPAILGRQLRLPIGVLPGVAAAVVYTHELTVHTWDLARATGQSPDWDPALIERVIGVVRGALPAETRGGRIPFAEVVPVDADAPAIDRLVAWAGRRP; encoded by the coding sequence ATGAACGAGACCGAACAGCTCATCGCGACCCCTTCCGACTCCACCGGCGCCGTCGCCGCCCCCTCCTCCTCCTTCGATCCGCGGGTCGACCTCGCCGCGGCCGTCGAGTTGGCGGGCCGTACGCTGGCCGCCGTCCGGCCCGGGCAGTACGACGCCCCGACCCCCTGCGAGGAGTTCGACGTCCGGCGGCTGGCGAGCCACCTCGTGGCCGTCGTCCGGCGGATCTCGGTGATCGGCCGCGGCGAGGACCCGTTCAGCGTCCCGTCCTTCGCCGACGAGATCGCCGACGGCGACTGGGCGGCGGCCTGGGAGCCGGGCGCCCGCGAGGTCGCCCAGGTGTGGGCGGACCCGGCCATCCTCGGGCGGCAGCTGCGCCTGCCGATCGGCGTCCTGCCGGGCGTGGCCGCCGCCGTCGTCTACACCCACGAACTGACCGTGCACACCTGGGACCTGGCCCGGGCCACCGGACAGAGCCCGGACTGGGACCCGGCCCTGATCGAGCGGGTGATCGGCGTCGTACGCGGCGCGCTGCCGGCCGAAACCCGCGGCGGACGGATCCCGTTCGCCGAGGTGGTGCCCGTCGATGCCGATGCCCCG
- a CDS encoding helix-turn-helix transcriptional regulator: MRADRLVAALLFLQERGRVTVPEVAAELEVSERTARRDLEALAASGIPVYSQRGRGGGWSLVGGARTDLTGLTADEIRALFLVTGPLSATPELRTTLRKLVRALPPTLRPQAEAATRAGVVDATDWSRNALTADAGHRSALQGAVVDGIRVRLGYAGVGKPAGERTVDPLGLVAKAGVDYLVAGTDKGLRTFRLSRVTSVEPTGEPVVRPPGFDLATAWRTLSGAFQDGMYTVTARARVRPDTLALLQRFLGGRVRVGGPLPDGWTEVWVDGPAARALAGHLAGLGAGVEVLEPPEVRQWLARIGAELTRTYAGEGAPDAPGQ; this comes from the coding sequence ATGAGAGCCGACCGGCTGGTGGCGGCCTTGCTGTTCCTCCAGGAGCGCGGCCGCGTCACCGTCCCCGAAGTGGCCGCCGAGCTGGAGGTCTCGGAGCGCACCGCGCGCCGCGACCTGGAGGCGCTGGCCGCCTCCGGCATCCCCGTCTACTCGCAGCGTGGCCGTGGGGGAGGCTGGTCCCTGGTCGGCGGGGCCCGTACCGACCTCACCGGGCTGACCGCCGACGAGATCCGGGCGCTCTTCCTGGTCACCGGCCCCCTGTCCGCCACCCCCGAACTGCGCACCACCCTGCGCAAACTGGTCAGGGCCCTGCCCCCCACCCTGCGGCCGCAGGCGGAGGCCGCGACCCGCGCCGGGGTCGTCGACGCCACGGACTGGTCCCGCAACGCCCTCACCGCCGATGCCGGCCACCGCTCCGCGCTGCAGGGCGCCGTCGTGGACGGGATCCGCGTCCGCCTCGGGTACGCGGGCGTCGGCAAACCGGCCGGCGAGCGCACGGTCGACCCGCTCGGGCTCGTGGCCAAGGCGGGGGTGGACTACCTCGTCGCCGGTACGGACAAGGGCCTGCGCACCTTCCGGCTCAGCCGGGTCACCTCGGTCGAGCCGACCGGCGAACCCGTGGTCCGGCCGCCCGGCTTCGACCTCGCCACGGCGTGGCGGACGCTGTCCGGCGCCTTCCAGGACGGCATGTACACGGTGACCGCGCGCGCCCGCGTCCGCCCCGACACGCTGGCCCTGCTGCAGCGCTTCCTCGGCGGCCGGGTGCGCGTCGGCGGTCCGCTGCCCGACGGCTGGACCGAGGTGTGGGTCGACGGACCGGCGGCCAGGGCCCTGGCGGGGCATCTGGCCGGGCTCGGGGCGGGGGTGGAAGTGCTGGAGCCGCCGGAGGTACGCCAGTGGCTGGCCCGGATCGGCGCCGAACTCACGAGGACGTACGCGGGGGAGGGGGCGCCGGACGCGCCC